One region of Microcoleus sp. AS-A8 genomic DNA includes:
- a CDS encoding phospholipid carrier-dependent glycosyltransferase, with product MTDVDMTLSSRPSRKLVPWFWIGMALVFLLSVSLRFWGLSSPNILVFDEVYFAKFANNYLTHTDFFDTHPPLSKYLIAIGIWLGRHFPFGKDTVNNLTGTQLTTFSYRWLNAFTGSLIPLVVGGIAYQLSHRRSYGFTASLFVAVDGLFLVESRYALNNIYLVIFGLLGQWCLLVALENQQKRRGLWLGLSGIFFGASASVKWNGLWFLLGIYLILILAWAMRSLPFFRSIAAELFPKESSSNPELGNPKATLTPLQNLGQLNLQQIFLNLGIIPGLVYCLVWIPHLLLYPKPGFWEMQQKLLSYHQNVGNGPQEHPYCSAWYTWPLMIRPMGYYFQKVDETPSPGSPLFFPTKPSPPKIIYYDVHGMGNPVLWWLSAIAILVVLSLLVFTIRTWVTASDTTANPTIPVLQRAEFWIAVYLILNYIASLLPWVRVTRCTFIYHYMGASIFAFLALAWIVDRCLRGYDLFLRMVGVTIVFLVLISFVFWLPVFLGFPLSPEAFYSRMWFPSWI from the coding sequence ATGACTGATGTTGATATGACTTTATCGAGCAGACCCTCCAGAAAGTTGGTTCCTTGGTTCTGGATTGGAATGGCGCTCGTATTTTTGCTGTCAGTGTCGTTGCGTTTTTGGGGACTGAGTAGCCCTAATATTTTAGTATTTGATGAGGTTTACTTTGCCAAATTTGCCAATAACTATCTAACCCATACGGACTTTTTTGATACTCATCCGCCCCTAAGTAAATACTTAATTGCTATTGGTATCTGGTTAGGCCGTCACTTTCCCTTTGGAAAGGATACAGTGAACAATTTGACGGGAACTCAGCTCACGACTTTTAGTTACCGTTGGCTGAACGCCTTTACGGGTTCCCTAATTCCCTTAGTGGTGGGGGGAATCGCTTATCAGCTAAGTCACCGCCGTAGCTATGGGTTCACCGCTAGTCTGTTTGTGGCAGTTGATGGTCTATTCTTAGTGGAGTCTCGTTATGCGCTGAATAATATTTATCTGGTTATTTTTGGGCTGTTGGGTCAATGGTGTTTACTTGTAGCCTTGGAGAATCAGCAAAAGCGGCGTGGGTTGTGGTTGGGTCTTTCTGGTATTTTTTTTGGAGCCTCAGCCTCTGTTAAGTGGAATGGCCTCTGGTTTTTATTGGGTATTTATCTAATTTTAATCCTGGCTTGGGCGATGCGATCACTACCATTTTTCCGCTCAATAGCCGCTGAATTATTCCCCAAAGAGTCTTCATCAAATCCTGAGTTGGGTAATCCGAAAGCTACCCTGACGCCTTTGCAGAATTTAGGACAACTGAATCTCCAACAGATATTTTTGAACTTAGGTATTATCCCTGGCTTAGTCTACTGCTTGGTTTGGATTCCCCACTTGCTACTCTATCCAAAACCAGGATTCTGGGAAATGCAACAGAAGTTGCTAAGTTACCATCAAAACGTTGGTAATGGCCCACAGGAACATCCTTATTGCTCTGCTTGGTACACTTGGCCTCTGATGATTCGTCCTATGGGGTATTATTTCCAGAAAGTGGACGAAACTCCCTCTCCAGGTTCACCGTTATTTTTCCCCACTAAGCCGAGTCCCCCCAAGATTATTTACTACGATGTACATGGAATGGGGAATCCAGTGTTGTGGTGGCTATCTGCGATCGCAATTCTTGTTGTGCTTTCGCTGTTAGTTTTCACCATCCGAACTTGGGTAACGGCATCTGATACCACAGCCAATCCGACGATTCCTGTGCTTCAAAGGGCTGAGTTTTGGATTGCAGTTTACTTGATTTTGAACTACATCGCTAGCTTACTACCTTGGGTGAGAGTAACGCGCTGTACTTTTATTTATCACTACATGGGAGCTTCTATTTTTGCTTTCTTAGCATTAGCCTGGATTGTGGATCGATGTTTACGAGGTTATGACCTTTTCTTGCGGATGGTGGGGGTGACCATAGTCTTTTTAGTTCTTATTTCTTTCGTATTCTGGCTACCTGTATTTCTCGGTTTTCCCTTGTCTCCTGAGGCATTTTACAGCCGTATGTGGTTCCCTTCTTGGATATAA
- a CDS encoding ankyrin repeat domain-containing protein: MTSNQDVLFLKAAQRGDLTQLKAILAQGANVNTCDRDGTTALMFAAQSGYTEIVRVLLAAGANPDQRRERYGLVALMLACAAAQADVVHTLVGAGADVNITNDDGSTALMVAAHKGYLKIVQILLDAGADVNVQDQDEDTALNLAAQNGHAEVVRALLKAGADATLSEGALNLAASEGHAQVSQVLLEHGVRADAPNPDGRTPLMQAAELGYLQVVYLLTATTDININAQDQDGETALTLSADQGHTDVVQALLNQGADANLPNWTGETALMAAAAGGHHAVVTALLNAGADINLRNRDQETALHLATVEGHGGVVGLLLQAGADLEARNHLGDTALILATLHGYTEIVSDLVQKGADLNVTNQGETPLTLAVSQGHAETIKVLLDAGAPANITTTDGKTLLMKAADQGDTTLMRHLLDAGAPVNGQDQTGATALMWSAHRGYAVAVQLLLDAGAQVNVKNRGGYTALMLAEFNGYPEVVKRLKVAGAQE, translated from the coding sequence ATGACCTCAAACCAAGACGTTTTATTCCTAAAAGCGGCTCAAAGGGGTGACCTGACTCAACTCAAAGCCATCCTGGCTCAGGGGGCGAATGTCAATACCTGCGATCGCGATGGCACCACTGCTTTGATGTTTGCCGCCCAATCCGGCTACACCGAAATCGTTCGCGTGTTGTTAGCTGCGGGAGCCAATCCTGACCAGCGAAGAGAACGCTATGGCCTTGTGGCTTTAATGCTGGCCTGTGCTGCCGCTCAGGCTGATGTTGTACACACGTTGGTAGGGGCTGGCGCAGATGTCAATATCACAAATGATGATGGCAGCACAGCCCTCATGGTAGCGGCACACAAAGGTTACCTCAAGATCGTCCAAATTTTGCTCGATGCGGGAGCCGATGTCAATGTCCAAGATCAAGATGAAGATACGGCCTTAAACTTAGCCGCTCAGAACGGTCATGCCGAAGTCGTGAGAGCCTTGCTAAAAGCGGGTGCAGATGCCACCCTAAGTGAGGGTGCCTTAAACCTAGCCGCCAGTGAAGGTCACGCTCAGGTATCACAAGTTTTGCTAGAACATGGAGTCAGGGCAGACGCCCCTAATCCGGATGGCAGAACCCCTCTCATGCAGGCCGCTGAATTAGGATATTTGCAGGTGGTCTATCTATTAACCGCCACTACGGATATCAATATCAATGCCCAAGACCAAGACGGTGAAACAGCTTTGACTTTATCTGCTGACCAAGGTCATACAGATGTTGTGCAAGCCTTACTCAATCAGGGGGCTGACGCGAATCTGCCAAACTGGACAGGAGAGACTGCTTTGATGGCGGCGGCGGCTGGGGGGCATCATGCTGTGGTCACAGCCTTGCTGAACGCTGGGGCTGATATCAATCTCAGGAACCGCGACCAAGAGACAGCTTTACATCTGGCAACTGTGGAAGGTCATGGTGGAGTGGTCGGTCTCCTGCTTCAAGCAGGAGCTGATCTTGAGGCGAGGAATCATCTGGGCGATACAGCCTTAATCCTGGCAACCTTACACGGTTATACCGAAATTGTGTCGGATTTAGTACAAAAAGGAGCAGACTTGAATGTAACAAACCAGGGTGAGACACCTCTAACGCTGGCAGTCTCTCAGGGTCACGCAGAAACCATTAAGGTTTTGCTAGATGCGGGTGCGCCTGCCAATATCACCACCACTGACGGGAAGACCCTGTTGATGAAGGCAGCAGACCAAGGAGACACGACCCTCATGCGACACCTATTGGACGCAGGTGCCCCAGTCAATGGCCAAGATCAGACGGGTGCTACCGCTTTGATGTGGTCAGCTCATCGGGGTTATGCCGTGGCGGTGCAACTGTTGCTGGATGCTGGTGCACAGGTCAATGTGAAAAATCGGGGAGGCTATACGGCTTTGATGCTGGCAGAGTTTAATGGCTATCCTGAGGTAGTGAAACGGCTGAAGGTAGCTGGAGCACAAGAGTAG
- a CDS encoding DUF4079 domain-containing protein has translation MNLTIPESVKVWSQFLHPIIMWVILALSIYALYLGIQVQRTRYADGDIKKELIKGRYNVKHYQMGSVLLGLMVVGAIGGMAVTYINNGKLFVGPHLVAGLGMTALIAMSASLSPFMQKGQNWARFTHIALNVVLLGLFGWQAVTGVEIVQRIVSKM, from the coding sequence ATGAACCTCACAATTCCCGAATCGGTTAAAGTCTGGTCTCAATTCCTACACCCAATCATCATGTGGGTCATCCTGGCGCTCTCCATTTATGCACTGTATTTAGGGATTCAAGTGCAACGCACTCGCTATGCTGACGGTGATATCAAGAAAGAGCTGATTAAAGGCCGATATAACGTGAAGCACTATCAAATGGGTTCAGTGCTTCTCGGTCTGATGGTTGTCGGCGCGATCGGGGGAATGGCGGTTACCTACATCAACAATGGCAAGCTATTTGTGGGTCCTCACTTGGTCGCTGGTTTAGGCATGACAGCACTCATTGCCATGTCTGCCTCTCTCTCCCCGTTTATGCAGAAGGGGCAAAACTGGGCACGCTTCACCCACATTGCTCTAAATGTCGTTCTTTTGGGCTTATTTGGCTGGCAGGCCGTCACCGGTGTAGAAATTGTCCAACGGATTGTGAGCAAAATGTAG
- a CDS encoding DUF1997 domain-containing protein translates to MYSQFADDQPFEAEKTHLNAQSGFAEADSLVTPVPDLTSEVTQFHSYFQDFMELYAEAEKVTAYLDAHENWFTRCAHPMKVESIDRNAYALVIGRFGSFGYEVEPKIGLELLPQEDKIYRIRTVPIPNYVAPGYEVDFQASQTFVEVPGSEYFQNYEQKEASLPKAVTRVEWELDLRVGIRFPRFIHKLPQSLIQSTGDSLMRQVVRQVSRRLTHKVQEDFHSSLGIPMPKKLKRR, encoded by the coding sequence ATGTATTCGCAATTCGCTGACGATCAACCGTTTGAAGCCGAAAAGACCCATTTGAATGCCCAATCCGGTTTTGCCGAGGCTGACAGTTTAGTGACACCAGTACCTGACTTAACCAGTGAAGTAACTCAGTTTCACAGCTACTTTCAAGACTTTATGGAACTGTATGCGGAAGCTGAGAAAGTCACTGCCTATCTAGATGCTCATGAGAATTGGTTTACCCGTTGCGCCCATCCCATGAAGGTAGAATCCATTGATCGGAATGCCTACGCCTTAGTCATTGGGCGCTTTGGGTCGTTTGGCTATGAGGTGGAGCCAAAAATTGGTTTAGAACTGCTTCCTCAAGAGGATAAAATCTACCGAATTCGGACAGTCCCCATCCCCAATTATGTGGCTCCGGGCTATGAGGTTGATTTCCAAGCTTCTCAAACCTTTGTGGAAGTACCCGGCAGTGAATATTTTCAAAACTACGAACAGAAGGAAGCATCCCTACCCAAGGCCGTCACTCGTGTAGAGTGGGAACTGGATCTGAGGGTTGGCATTCGGTTTCCCCGGTTTATCCACAAATTACCCCAGTCATTGATTCAAAGCACAGGCGATAGCCTCATGCGCCAAGTGGTGAGACAAGTTTCTCGGCGCTTGACGCACAAAGTACAGGAAGATTTTCACTCTAGTTTGGGTATACCCATGCCTAAAAAATTGAAGAGGCGCTAA
- a CDS encoding SDR family oxidoreductase yields the protein MKAFVAGATGETGRRIVQELVKRNIPVRALVRNLETAKEILPPQAELIVGDVLKPESLSAAIADSTVILSATGAKPSLDPTGPYKVDYEGTKNLVDVAKSKGIEHFVMVSSLCVSQLFHPLNLFWLILVWKKQAEEYLTKSGLTYTIVRPGGLKNEDNPDSVVMSSADTLFDGSIPRTKVAQVCVEALSQSEARNKIVEVVAKPEVPEQSWDQLFAKVV from the coding sequence ATGAAAGCATTTGTTGCCGGAGCTACAGGCGAGACAGGACGCCGGATTGTACAAGAATTGGTTAAGCGCAATATTCCAGTTCGGGCGTTAGTCCGGAATTTGGAAACAGCGAAAGAAATTCTGCCGCCCCAAGCGGAACTGATCGTGGGAGATGTGTTAAAGCCAGAGAGTCTCAGTGCAGCGATCGCAGATAGTACGGTCATTTTGTCAGCGACGGGTGCCAAACCCAGTCTCGATCCAACGGGGCCTTACAAAGTAGACTATGAGGGTACAAAAAACTTGGTAGACGTAGCCAAGAGCAAAGGCATTGAACACTTTGTCATGGTCTCTTCTCTGTGTGTATCCCAACTTTTCCATCCGCTCAACCTGTTTTGGCTGATTCTGGTATGGAAGAAGCAAGCGGAGGAATACCTCACCAAAAGTGGGTTGACTTATACGATTGTGCGACCTGGGGGCCTCAAGAACGAAGATAACCCAGACTCTGTTGTCATGTCATCAGCCGATACTCTGTTTGATGGAAGTATTCCTCGCACAAAGGTGGCACAAGTTTGTGTCGAGGCGCTGTCACAATCGGAAGCACGCAATAAAATTGTAGAAGTAGTTGCTAAGCCAGAGGTTCCGGAGCAAAGCTGGGATCAGCTATTTGCTAAAGTGGTCTGA
- a CDS encoding glycoside hydrolase family protein: MKNLLAKISALALAVMLFELSKGNWVQRFYPYLQYPKSAYGTPPLVMQGGDPYIRALMRTITASEANDSQPYTLLYGGDRAWDLSRHPNRCVRIVAGPNVGNCTTAAGRYQFLNTTWDKMAQRYHPQPSGFLFWRNYGFQPEYQDAVVYRWLSDKNAWGVDLSKQLRKGRVNDVLRRLSGTWTSLGYGIETNSMSGYLPTIYQRMLKEELKKSG; the protein is encoded by the coding sequence TTGAAGAATCTACTTGCGAAAATCAGTGCCTTAGCGCTAGCAGTCATGCTGTTTGAGCTGTCTAAAGGCAATTGGGTACAACGCTTTTACCCTTACCTTCAGTATCCAAAAAGTGCTTATGGGACACCGCCTTTGGTGATGCAGGGGGGCGATCCCTACATTCGTGCGTTGATGCGAACGATCACGGCAAGTGAAGCCAATGACTCTCAACCTTATACACTCCTCTATGGCGGCGATCGCGCCTGGGATTTGAGCCGTCATCCGAACCGCTGTGTCCGGATTGTGGCAGGTCCCAATGTGGGCAACTGTACAACAGCGGCGGGACGCTATCAGTTTCTTAATACTACCTGGGATAAGATGGCGCAGCGCTATCATCCCCAACCTTCAGGTTTTTTATTTTGGCGAAACTATGGCTTTCAGCCGGAGTATCAGGATGCTGTGGTTTACCGTTGGTTGAGTGATAAAAACGCTTGGGGCGTCGATCTTTCTAAACAACTGCGTAAGGGAAGAGTGAATGATGTTTTGCGTCGGCTGTCGGGAACCTGGACAAGTTTGGGTTATGGAATAGAGACTAATTCCATGTCAGGGTATTTGCCCACCATTTATCAGCGGATGCTAAAGGAAGAGTTGAAAAAATCTGGGTGA
- a CDS encoding peptidase domain-containing ABC transporter: MNANTSQSSLPSIPWDVPPLALLSPEQQVQFQNQAQTRRYTLGEKIWSTDSRGELFLVVGGKVRLREEGATKPLATLGVGDWFGDWLQLSGAFKAVASGKEVVVVCWDTPLWQEVLSPDLERFWHQTRSRLVPPSADAPQPVSGYPFVSTLNTAAGCLTMVAQQLSNPAQLDWVQRQLRGQQPKHLVEAGEKLGLQLRRLQTTWSDLRQLTFPALMRWNQETGDWGQPEQTSKSTPPLSPTHSSHWVVAYGMRGDRLIIANPLNPDRTCESLPKSLVEAAWDGQLWQVELIQKQDKFSLAWFLPAVWHYRRLLGEVLFASFTLQLLGLATPILTQVIIDKVMVQGSLPTLDVMAIALLSVAIFEAILGILRLFIFTHTARRLDLSLSAQVFRHLMRLPLAYFEARRVGDTVARVQELENIRQFLTGTALTVILDSIFAVVYLALMFYYNAQLTLVALAVIPLFAILTLVSTPILRNWLNETFNRSADSQSFLVETITGIHSVKAHAAERTARDRWEGLFARYIRTGFRASTTSNISNNIGTFLTNFSYLLILWFGAKLVIDQKLTIGQLVAFQMLSGRMTGPLLRLVQLWQNLQQVLLSVDRIGDILNVAPEAEPGSGLVLPPLKGQVTFDQIFFRYRSNQEAILRGISFTTEPGMLVGIVGRSGSGKSTLSKLLQRLYLAESGRILIDGFDLKSADLASLRQQIGVVLQEDFLFNGSILENITLGNPDISAEQVVEAARLAVAHDFISEMPQGYETNVGERGTALSGGQRQRIALARLFLSQAPILILDEATSALDSETEQQVLQNIQRISQNRTVFLIAHRFAPLKRADLILVLEKGVIAEKGTHTDLLQQKGLYWSLYQRQQSAV; encoded by the coding sequence ATGAACGCTAACACGTCTCAATCTTCTCTCCCCTCGATACCCTGGGATGTTCCCCCCCTGGCTCTGTTAAGTCCCGAACAGCAAGTTCAATTTCAAAATCAGGCTCAGACTCGCCGCTACACACTTGGGGAAAAGATTTGGTCTACCGATAGTCGGGGAGAGCTGTTTTTAGTCGTGGGGGGGAAGGTGCGCTTAAGGGAAGAAGGAGCCACTAAACCGCTTGCCACATTGGGCGTGGGGGATTGGTTCGGGGACTGGCTCCAGCTTTCCGGAGCATTCAAAGCCGTTGCGTCTGGCAAAGAAGTGGTGGTGGTGTGTTGGGACACACCACTTTGGCAGGAAGTATTATCACCAGATCTCGAAAGGTTTTGGCATCAAACGCGATCTCGCCTCGTTCCCCCAAGCGCCGATGCCCCTCAACCCGTTTCCGGTTACCCATTTGTCTCTACCCTTAATACCGCTGCGGGTTGCTTGACAATGGTGGCACAGCAACTCTCTAATCCAGCCCAACTGGATTGGGTGCAACGCCAGTTACGAGGACAACAGCCAAAACACCTGGTAGAGGCGGGTGAAAAATTGGGACTCCAGTTGAGACGCTTGCAGACAACGTGGAGTGACTTGCGGCAGCTGACATTCCCCGCTTTGATGCGCTGGAATCAGGAAACAGGGGACTGGGGACAACCAGAACAAACCAGCAAAAGCACTCCCCCTCTCTCCCCCACCCATTCTTCTCATTGGGTTGTGGCGTATGGCATGAGGGGCGATCGCCTGATCATCGCCAACCCCCTCAACCCCGATCGCACTTGTGAAAGTCTGCCCAAGTCACTGGTTGAGGCCGCTTGGGATGGGCAATTATGGCAAGTGGAACTCATCCAGAAGCAGGACAAATTTAGCCTAGCCTGGTTTTTACCAGCGGTTTGGCACTATCGCCGATTGTTAGGGGAAGTTTTATTCGCCTCATTCACCTTGCAGTTATTGGGGTTAGCAACGCCCATCCTGACTCAGGTGATTATTGACAAAGTGATGGTGCAGGGTAGCTTGCCCACCTTGGATGTCATGGCGATCGCACTTTTGAGTGTTGCCATTTTTGAAGCCATTCTCGGCATCCTGCGGCTATTCATCTTTACCCACACCGCCCGCCGCCTTGATTTGAGCTTATCCGCTCAAGTGTTTCGACACTTGATGCGTCTCCCTTTAGCTTATTTTGAAGCGCGTCGGGTCGGAGATACGGTAGCACGGGTGCAGGAACTGGAAAACATCCGGCAATTTCTCACCGGAACAGCCCTGACAGTCATCTTAGACAGCATTTTTGCGGTCGTTTATCTGGCGTTAATGTTTTACTACAATGCCCAACTTACCTTGGTTGCATTGGCTGTTATTCCCCTATTTGCCATTCTCACCCTTGTTTCTACACCGATCCTCCGTAACTGGCTCAATGAAACCTTTAATCGCAGTGCAGATAGTCAATCGTTTTTGGTGGAGACGATTACAGGAATTCACTCGGTGAAAGCCCATGCGGCAGAAAGAACGGCACGCGATCGCTGGGAAGGATTATTTGCTCGCTACATCCGCACCGGCTTTCGTGCCTCTACAACTTCTAACATTAGTAATAACATCGGCACCTTCCTAACTAATTTCTCCTACCTCCTCATCCTCTGGTTTGGAGCCAAATTAGTCATTGATCAAAAGCTCACGATCGGGCAACTGGTTGCCTTTCAAATGCTTTCCGGTCGCATGACTGGGCCACTTCTACGTTTAGTACAACTGTGGCAAAATCTCCAACAAGTTTTGCTTTCGGTAGACCGCATTGGCGATATCCTCAATGTTGCCCCGGAAGCAGAACCGGGAAGCGGTTTAGTACTCCCTCCCCTGAAGGGACAGGTCACCTTTGACCAAATCTTCTTCCGTTACCGCTCGAACCAAGAAGCCATTTTACGAGGAATTTCTTTTACTACAGAACCAGGTATGTTGGTGGGGATTGTAGGTAGGAGTGGTTCGGGTAAAAGTACCCTTTCTAAATTGTTGCAACGTCTTTATCTAGCTGAGTCAGGTCGTATTTTGATTGATGGCTTCGATCTTAAAAGTGCAGATCTGGCTTCTCTGCGGCAACAAATTGGGGTTGTGCTGCAAGAGGATTTTCTGTTTAACGGTTCTATCTTGGAAAATATCACCCTCGGCAACCCCGACATTAGTGCAGAACAGGTGGTAGAAGCAGCGCGATTAGCGGTTGCCCATGACTTTATCAGTGAAATGCCCCAAGGTTATGAAACTAATGTTGGGGAGAGGGGTACAGCTTTATCAGGGGGACAGCGGCAACGCATTGCTTTGGCGCGTTTGTTCCTGTCTCAAGCACCCATCTTGATTTTGGATGAAGCAACTAGCGCCTTGGATAGTGAGACGGAGCAACAGGTATTACAAAACATTCAACGAATCTCTCAAAATCGTACTGTCTTCTTAATCGCCCACCGTTTTGCGCCTCTGAAACGCGCTGACTTGATTTTGGTGTTGGAAAAAGGGGTGATTGCTGAAAAGGGTACCCACACTGATCTGTTGCAGCAGAAAGGGCTTTATTGGTCACTCTACCAACGTCAGCAATCAGCGGTGTAA
- a CDS encoding peptidylprolyl isomerase — translation MVSQPFLTVDDQPIYLAQALQYLQAGGKLKAFIGDILRQHVIEQELQAREDIGVNPALIEQAVIDFRLQRQLTDPKVFADWLQSNGQDYTTFHSSVAFGFKLENLKAQITGSKLQEYFIERKLFLDRVVLSRILVNEQELAEELASQIEEGASFDQLAREYSIADDRVLNGMMGPVSRGALPDILRASVDAASPGELIGPLALEGRWLLFRVEQFLPASLEDAQLKLALQNELFEQWIAQKIQQMAVKLQVT, via the coding sequence ATGGTATCCCAACCATTCTTGACTGTTGATGACCAACCGATTTATTTGGCACAAGCGTTGCAATATCTGCAAGCCGGTGGAAAGTTAAAAGCCTTTATTGGTGATATTTTGCGGCAGCACGTCATCGAGCAAGAACTGCAAGCTCGTGAGGATATAGGCGTAAATCCAGCTCTGATTGAGCAAGCAGTGATTGATTTTCGGCTACAGCGTCAACTGACTGACCCCAAAGTGTTTGCCGACTGGCTCCAGAGCAACGGACAAGATTACACAACGTTTCATAGCTCAGTTGCTTTTGGCTTCAAGCTAGAAAACCTTAAAGCCCAGATAACGGGTTCAAAGTTACAAGAATATTTTATTGAGCGCAAGCTGTTTCTCGACCGCGTGGTACTTTCTCGCATTTTAGTGAATGAACAGGAACTGGCTGAGGAATTAGCGAGCCAAATTGAGGAGGGAGCCAGCTTTGATCAACTCGCCAGAGAGTATTCGATCGCCGATGACCGAGTCCTCAACGGTATGATGGGGCCAGTGAGTCGGGGTGCGCTGCCCGATATCTTAAGAGCCTCAGTGGATGCCGCCAGTCCTGGAGAGCTAATTGGGCCGTTAGCATTGGAAGGACGTTGGCTGTTGTTTCGAGTCGAGCAATTCCTCCCAGCCTCACTAGAAGACGCTCAGCTCAAGCTAGCGCTACAAAATGAACTGTTTGAGCAGTGGATAGCCCAAAAGATCCAACAAATGGCTGTTAAGCTTCAGGTAACTTGA